Below is a window of Oreochromis aureus strain Israel breed Guangdong linkage group 4, ZZ_aureus, whole genome shotgun sequence DNA.
aaataaaaatgacatgtTCACATTGGCTAGGGTTAATGTTAAAGTCGGGATTAGTGttggatcatcatcatcacttagacctcagagggttaaagaACCTCCCTTAAGTTTGTCAAATAACCATTCAGTAAATTTGACCAGAGAAGCAACTGGacagttttgaaaataaagTACACACTGGCAGCAAATGAAAAGGTGGTGATGCGGTATATTTCCTCCACAGAGAGGCGTTGGTATCTGTGGTAAAAAGCTACACCTATGATGATGGCCcggaggaaactggacaagacACCTTTAGCAGGGAGCCATTTGTCGTAATGTTCTCCTCCAAAAACACTGGTATGCTTTGGTGCTGTGGCATCAGCACAAGAGTTATTCAGCTGATTCTCCATCACACTGATAATGATGTGGATTTCCTCATTCAAACATTTGTGCGTGATAGTTCCTGGGACATGTTAGGCACTATTTATCATTATCATGCAGTGTAAGTGCCTCTGTAACTCTCAACACTCTCCTTCGTTCCCTTCTCTTCCTCCTAGCTGTGAGAGACTTTACTCTGATCCCCCAGCACACTTCCCCAGACTTAGCTGTTCGGGAGCTAAATGCTCTCTATGACGTGGTGTTAGATGTCCGCGCTCGCTGGAACACCAATGTATATACAGACTACACGTAAAAATCATTTATTTGGTGAatttgtgtggaaaaaaacacacattgaaTCACACTACTCTCCCCTGCAGGACATTGTGCTGCTGGGTGACTTCAATGCAGGTTGCAGTTATGTGTCCGGGTCTGCCTGGCAGCAGATCCGCATCTTCACTGACAAGACTTTCCATTGGCTGATCACTGATGCGGCCGACACTACCGTGTCGCAAACTGTCTGCCCTTACGACAGGTAGACACAGACTGTGGCAGGTCGTTCTCATGTTTGCACGCAAACTCGAAACTCCAATCATCTTTCTGTATTTGCAGGATTGTGGTCACAACGGACATGATGAGAGGAGTGGTGCAAAACAGTGCCAAGGTGTATAACTACATGACGGACTTGAATCTCAAACAAGATCTGGTAACAGATGAATTTCAATCCTTATCTCTATAAAAACTCAGTTTAACTAAAAAGCATAACCTGCCTCATTCCCCATTGACGCTAATGGAAACATTAATATAAAAAGTTAACTTAATGCTGTGttcactgcaactgagaccataaactcatcagcaGAATGTTTACTGAGCTCCAATAATAAGAGAGCCATTCTACACAAAAGGCAAagcagtcgccccctgctggccattagaaataACGCAGTTTTAAAGCACTTTGCTTTTTAATATCTGCTTTGAGCTACAGAAAATTGAGTACCTTTGTAAAGCAATGGCTGTAGTAATGACCACAGAGGTGCAAACAAAATCACTAATGTAATGTATACTGTAGTGATGGCATTACCATGCAGGCACATTGAGTTTTTCAGCACAGTGCACTGGGAAAAAATCAGTTTAACTGTGGAAACTGAAGCCGTCCGTGGCAGCAAACTGTGAGCCATTAAAAGAATgatgtctctgtctctctctctcaggcgTTGGCTGTCAGCGACCACTTCCCCGTGGAGGTGAAGCTGAGTTAGGCTCGCGTTGCTTGAACCGTGACTTCCACAAGCTTTCCACACATCGTGCTCAATCTGCAGCCAGCACAATGATCATTCAACTGGGGGACTACTGTCAACCACAGCTTCATGAAATGCAAATGCACAATAAAGCTACTAAAGAAAACCTGTGTCTTGGAACTGGGATGGAAAAACAAGAATTCAGTGTCTTATTGCAGTAGAGCATACATGTGTGAAACGAGTCTCTTTTGAACATTTACTAAGACCCTTTCTTGATTTGGAAAATCTGTTTAATAAcgcatttgtattttatttcatttccctTGTCTGCTTAAATGTCTTCAGTTTTGAATTTCtaaaaaattcaaattcattTCCCAAAACAGCTCATACACACAGCAAAACACTAACCTGCAAAAATATGCCAAAAATGTTGgaaaaaacattcctctaaaaCTTTAACTCTTGCCACTTTTTTCTCTGAAATTTACAACTTTAATCTtgacattaaatattttttttcttgaaattttAGCTCCCACTTTCAATCGCCCTGCACAGCCATAATACTCCTCTTCCATACTTTTCAGTCAATTATTAAAATACAGGAAGAGAATCTGTGACAGTAAATGCATCCGtacacaaaagaagaaaaattgtGTTAATTAAAGATTATTTTTCAATCATCTTCGATTACTACCGTAAAGCTGAAATGTGTTCACTGCATATGCTAACCTGGgatttttaaacactgaaatgGAAAATCAGGCTAAAAAGCTAATAAAGCAAGACAGACACACCTGGGAAATAGAGACACTAGTTTCTAACAGCATGCAAGAGAAATGTGACAATAGCTGACTGCAGCCTCAAGATGGCAGTGATGTAGAAGCATGGAACTCACACAGAGATCACTTATGCTTTGGTATAATTGACTAGGCAAGCACTGCTTGCCCTGCTTGTCCTGGCTGAATCGCAGTTCAGTTGGGGTTGTTGTAGCTCAGGTCTTCTattacagaagcctgcagaccaggaccacccgacacaggaagtctcctaaacagttgacctgtcacactgctcccactgccagactgcagctgcaccttatgtacatcctgtagtattcattccacctcatttcatttctgtattttaggtatataagtttagattagttatttaagttggtttacacagctttgcgtatgtatgtgtatgcatgtgtaatgtataaatagagatgtgtgtgtgtgtgtgatttacatcgctgtgcttgagagccaccatctaccggaaccaaattccttgtatttgtctgcacatatacttggccaataaacacgattctgattctgaattgGAAGGTTCGCAGTTCAATACCCAGCTGCTGCAAAATACtttccccttttttcccctGACGATGTAATATTAAAGTCAACACATGCTGATTTCATCTTCTCTTTACAAAGAAAGAACATTTACTTTTTCAGGAGTCACATTAGTGACTTATAGCTGTAGGCTTAATAGACGACTCACACATTTGAAAAATCCTAACACATTTAAGAGTAAAACTATCAAATGTGTAAATGTAGTgctcaaagaaaaaaaggaatacCAAAGCAGATGTCACGTCTGTCACACACGGGATGTGACAGTGAAGGAGTGTGGAGACACTGCACACAGATATCCCTGAAGTTTAGCTGACTGTGTTACTCACTCAGGTTCTTTTGAATAGTGTATATTGATTCAATTTTCCAAAACATGAACATAcactaaaaagaacaaaaaatgctttttgttaTAAGAATGCaagatttcacatttcattttgattggttttactgttttttttttaacattctcAACTGTCATTTGAAAGTAGAGACCTCTGAGTTACAGTGATAATGAATGAGAACAACGcattttaatcaatttattGTATGAATCCATTTATTCTGATATTTCACAGTAAAAACCAAACATTTGTTAGAGATGACAAAGGCTTTGCCACATTTAGATACACTAAAGGTCAGATTTGCTGTTACAGTTCTTCATATGTGCAACTTTTGTGACTGAGACTTTTTCTTGCAACAATTAGCAGTTTGCTTACGTAACCACACTGCAGTTAATGCTGAGTGATGGAGAGGGCTTGACAGGTTGCCTGAGTGTACAGttctttaaacaaaaacaaaaagtcacacCCTAActtcatgcatttttattttaaaaccctTAAGGTGTAAATGCTACGTGTTTTATCCCCCAAACACTGCTCACTCTTTAATGTCAGATCACCCCATGTTCTGGCCCACATTTGTAACTGGTGCAACAAAGTCACTCTAGTGTGCAAATATGTTTTCCTCTCTAAGCCTTTCTTCTTTAAGCATCTCCAGATACATGCCCAGTGACTTCTGAATAGAGTCTTTGGTGATGAACTTGACAAAGTTATTGACATCAGCCTCTCTGTTAGACGTCAGCTTGTCTATGGTTGGCTTCCTCATCATGGACTTTGTGAGCTGTCTGGCGTGATCTGCaaatgaaacaaatgaacatttaacgacttttttttatatttgctgtGCATTAATATACAACTTCTTCTATGAATACTGAGATGTGCTTGAATTCATTGCAAAATACAAGTATTCAATTGCAGCACTATTGTGGAGCACCTTTTATTTCTTATGTGGGAAAGTGACATTTCTAACAGGGATGATTTGCTGGAAGCTTATACTCTTTTTCCGCCTCCTGCACATCCTCCCAAGTACTAGGATCTACTAAATACTACTGTAAAGACGGTAATACACCCATATCAACACTTCTGAGGTACGAGGTTACAGCTCCCTAGCATGCAGGTTCATGCCACCTTACCttaaaacaaacatacattGATAAAGagtttgtagaaccaccttgaACAGCAATGAAGTCATTATTGACTGCATGACCTTCAGTCTCACATCattggaggaattttggccggTTCGTCTTTATAGTGTTGCtccagttcattgaggtttgggGGGGGATTCTTTCATAAGGTCACAGCACTTCAATCAAGCTGATGTCTGGACTTTGACGGGGCCACTGCAAAACCTCGactcttttcattttcagcaaGTCTGTTGCTTGCAGAAAATATTGCCTGTTAAGGTGTTTACAGAGACTGAATGATTACTTCAGGGTGTCATTTCTCATCTGCATGTGTATGTTGTCTATGATACCTCAGAGATATTTCAAAGAAAAAGTTAAACCTGTCTCCTTGAAGGATTAAAGTCCTCTGATCCTCCGTCTTGCCATCAGCTCAGTTTAATCTAGACCAGGCTAAAACTTTGATCATCTTAGGACAGTCTAAGTCATCTGGATGTAAAGTGACTTTAATGTGCATTTCATCCTGGCTCAGGAGCCTAATAAAAATCTCTTTCCCGGCAGGTGTTGGCGGGCTGAGACGAGTCTGACAGAGGAACgtagtcggccatcttggaaaGAGGAAAATGTCTTCTTCACACACGGTgagaaaaacataattttttttttttttttttaaatcatgagTCCGAACATTTTACAGACAAAGCAGAGACTGATGAATATTTTTATACCTGAAATTGTTTGTACTTTATAAACAAATTTGGAAGTGTCTCTGatcatgcaaacaaacaaaggccaGGCTGTGTTTAGGAAATGAAGTCTATCAGCACAACTTTCATTAATGATCataatttaatattattattattattattattattattattattattattattattgttattattattgttaattacCATCTTTTGGTcattatttacagttttcagGAACATGAGACACAAAATGCATGTAAAGAAAATACTAAATGGAAAGATGAAGGCTTTAACCTTTTAGACCTTTGCTTATTTCTtatctttttaattaaaatgctttgtATGACTTTCCTGATGTCGTCATTTACAGTCAACATTCTTCTCACAAATATTAGTTAAACCAATTAAGGCTGATTTTTAAGGTTCATTTCAGTGTAAATTATGTCAAAATTTCAgactttacattttaaaaactttacatgaTAACATTTTAAGTAACGTTTTCTTTGTGTCCTGATGATGGGAAAAAGTGGCCCACCATTAACTGAAAGGAGTGTGGGGCTAGATTACCTCTTgtaaacccttttttttttttttttttttgcatcatgTGTAGCGCCGCCTTGTGCAATTATAAAACAAGATGTCAGAGTTGGTTTGCTGGCTGGTTGctgcaaacagacacacacagtttgaTAGGTAATGGACCTGATAGTTTATTGGAAAAAAGAATACAAATCAGTCTGAGTGGGTCACATTTGTACCACCTCTGACAGCAATGAGTTatgtttaaatgaataaatagacaatcaaaaaaaatacagaaggCTAATACCATCCATGTTCACACTCTGTCTACaccacaggtgtcaaactcaggcctggagggccggtgtcctgcaggttttagatgtccttgatccaacacacctgatttaaatgaacaaattaCCTCCAgtcctccagaggcctggtaatgaactaatcacttgattcaggtgtgttgacccagggtgatatctaaaacctgcaggacaccggccctccaggcctggagttcgacaatGCTACACCAAGGGCTAAATGGTTCAGTTTTGGCTAGCTGCACTGTAACGGGGAATATCCACCTGTTAGCCACAATGCTGTGATTTGCAGAGCACTTTATAAATGAGGAGTGTGTGGAAGAGATGCAAGTGCATGGGTGGAGTCGCACTGTCCCCTCTGCATTTGATTTTCCCTCGTTGGGTCAGGTGTAAAGACTGAGCAGGGCAATCAGCTGGTAGAACCGGTGTCCACGAGATGCAATCAGCAATACActtgtttaaatgtattttatgcaACAATATAGTCTTTCTTTTCCAAAGGATATCCAAACAATTTACAACATAACAGGTTACTATTATGGGCATCATCCAACAAACAGAAGTTTCTTACCCAAGCACGGTGAGGACCTACTCACGAGAGGCCTACATTACAAAACGAGATTTCATTCAGAGACTTATTAAGCATCTGACTCCCTGCCTGTGTCTTTGTTGCTACAGGAACAAGAAGACAAAGACAGCCCAACGCCTCAGTGCTCTCAGTTGGCTGAAGATACTCACTTAACAAGTGCAGACTTACATGAGTACTACAGTTGTGATCAGTGTGACAAGTAGTTTCATACCCAGGGTCACCTCAGAAGACACCAGCGCATCCACACTGGGGAAAAACCCTTCAGTTGTGACCAGTGTGGGAAGAGTTTTAGTCAGAACCCCCACTTAAAAAGACATCGCCTCAGCCACAGCGGCGTCAAACCACACAGATGCCGCCAGTGTGGAAGGACATTTAGTTTGATGGACAACTTGAGAACTCATCAGCTCCTACACAGAGGAGTCAAACCATATGCATGTAGCCAGTGTGGGAAGGCTTTTACTCAGATGACCCACTTACAAACCCATAAGATGGTCCACAGCGGAGATAAACCACACATGTGTGAGGAGTGCGGAAAGACTTTTATTCAGCCGGGCAACTTAAAAAGACATAAACTggtccacagtggagttaaagcgcaCAAGTGTGACCTGTGCGGGAGGGCTTTTGCTTTGAAGGCGAATTTGGTGTCACACAAGCTGATGCCGCATGTGAGTAATCCTGTGACCTTTCTGGAAAAACCTCCAGCCACTAACCCCAGAAACACACCAACAGACACTGATGTGTGATCAGTGCAGCAGTTCAGTTTACACAAACTCGAGCTTAAATCAACTCTACACTTACTGACCATGAACCACACACcactgtgaccagtgtgacaaagcCTAGAACCAGTTTAGAGGTAATTCAACTGTGACAAACCACTGCGAAGAGCTCCACGTGGAAAAGACTGAAGAGCCCCCATTGTaaggtgtttttttaatttttatttttgtcttcttgTCCCTTCTGCACATTTTTGCCACCAGATTAACTTTGGTTGTTTGACTACTCTACTCTTCCTGGTAAGCTGTCTGAAACACCTTTACCTTCAAGCACCCAGGATACACTAGCTATGAGCCAGGTCAGCTGGCTCTGAACCCCTCTAGAACAACCAGGCATCTTACCAAATCAGGACAGTCCAGATTTCCTTTGGAGGAAACTCGTGTCTGGATAGTCTTGTGGGCGAAGTGAGGATAGGAACACAGATGCTTTTAAAACCCTGCAGAACCACCTTAGGTGCTAGTTTTCCTTGAAGCTCAACATGTGGTGTAGGTAGAGATGCTCTTTTGGTCAGTCAAGCTGTGATGCTGCCAGCAGGAAATGCTGCAGGAAACTCCGACTTACTTTGTCCTTGTTTTAGAAGCAGACTGGCACAGATGAAAGTGGCCACGCTGAAAGAACGGTCAACATAAACACCAGACACACACTGATGTACTGTAAAGAATGAGGAGCTGTATCTCTATACCAGGCTTGTTT
It encodes the following:
- the LOC120440001 gene encoding deoxyribonuclease-1 isoform X1: MQTYRSRMHLVCSLGLFLTLLHLSNSLLLGAFNIKSFGDTKASNATLMNIITKIVKRYDVILIQEVRDSDLSATQTLMNYVNKDSPQYKYIVSEPLGASTYKERYLFLYREALVSVVKSYTYDDGPEETGQDTFSREPFVVMFSSKNTAVRDFTLIPQHTSPDLAVRELNALYDVVLDVRARWNTNDIVLLGDFNAGCSYVSGSAWQQIRIFTDKTFHWLITDAADTTVSQTVCPYDRIVVTTDMMRGVVQNSAKVYNYMTDLNLKQDLALAVSDHFPVEVKLS
- the LOC120440001 gene encoding deoxyribonuclease-1 isoform X2 gives rise to the protein MHRMHLVCSLGLFLTLLHLSNSLLLGAFNIKSFGDTKASNATLMNIITKIVKRYDVILIQEVRDSDLSATQTLMNYVNKDSPQYKYIVSEPLGASTYKERYLFLYREALVSVVKSYTYDDGPEETGQDTFSREPFVVMFSSKNTAVRDFTLIPQHTSPDLAVRELNALYDVVLDVRARWNTNDIVLLGDFNAGCSYVSGSAWQQIRIFTDKTFHWLITDAADTTVSQTVCPYDRIVVTTDMMRGVVQNSAKVYNYMTDLNLKQDLALAVSDHFPVEVKLS